The DNA segment CATTAAAGGTGATGTAGTTACTGCTAGGAATATGTGAACAtcttaaatgatttttcttAATTATGACGGCGTCATTATGAGTCACCAAGACTATTGCAATACACAGACGAGCTTACAAAATAAGGCATTATATCTTTTACTGTCTTAATAAAGCAAGTGTTCTATGAATTAAGCAGAAGTATATGGTACTGAATACCCTCAGTGAGGACAATCATGCTGTGTCTAATGCATACGATGGATCTTGAGTGCGTTGGCAGGTTCAGACATGTGTTTTCGACAAGACACTCCAGATAGTTAATTACAAAATCTAAATCTGCAATTCAGGCAAATATCAATACACCTCTCCCTTCTCGTTATTTATATAGCATGCATATAAAAACTTGCCTTTATGCTGTATGTTTATGAAGTGACTTCTGGCTAGTAACACACAGTCACCTGTTCGAAACAAGGGTTTCCTATGGGCACTCTCTGCAGTTTTAAGACGGTGTggtatattttttgtatgtagATCTGTGACTATGGTGTATCTGTATTTCTTTGAATGTATGTTATATGTAGTGTCATGACTGTTCGGTTTCTGTAGTTCTGTGACTATATGGTAATGTTAGCACTGTATGGTATCTGCAGTTTTAGACCTGCGTGGTATCTGTAATTTCTGGATTGTGTGGTATCTGTAGGTTAAGGGCGTCGGTGTGTAAAAGGCAGCACGTTACATACGGCAACAGCATGATACGGACTCAAAAGCGACAGAAAGTGTTTTAAACTGGAAATTTGGAATAtggaaaaaatgcatttttcggTATTTTTAACATAACTGCATTACTAAACTCAATGctatgattttaattatgtcGTGGGCCATTACTTTGTTGGTCACAGCCACAAACAAAACCCAGTATGCGAACGTCAAAGGCTGgttaaacatatacaaattttAACTAAGTCAAGGGCCTTAAATTTTCTCACACTGGAGGAAACTACACAAAATTCACAAAGTGTAAACCCTCACATGTTGGTtaacattcctgtaaagtttcatcactCTGGCCGTCTTTTCGAGATATGCGCGACACAAGATTAATTGCTCTTTATGTCATATTCTCAAAATGTTAAAGATTATAACTCAACAATGGCTAAGCAATAACAAACAGGTGCATAACTTGACGATATGCGCGACATAAAATTaatcaaggaccataactctccACTTTTTGAGCGCAGGAATACTAAAAACACAAGAGTTATGAAGTCCCATTTCTGCCACCTGGTGCTAACAGAAAGCAGCGTtgaatttaaagtgacactcttatttataatcaattcatacacatgtataacaaacataaattttgagcgaTGATCCTTCGACTCCTTACTGCATTTATGGAAAAGAATAATAACTGCTAACAAGTTTATAACcctgtattttatagctgaaaaggcaaacatattaaatgattggtgaatgctgaaagatttaGTGTGATCTTCTATTgactcataaggtagaaataccatattttctgcacatttcattcaaattaaacacagtatccttcgtaagaaccattgttttcgacaattatTAATCCTTTGtggtaaatttaatcaattgtttcaaatatggCAAATCTTATTTTGCAGTTATAGTGCACCTTTAAGAGAAGAACGTGCAGCAATTGGTGTCGCTCATATTCACTTCTCCACCACGTTATTCGTCAACCAGTCAGCAAGCCCGTCATTAAGAAAACCACATACTTTATGTCCAGATATTGGGTTTATGGACCACGCATATATTAGCTTTGAGAAATAATGGTGGACAAGGCAATGAAATATATGGTGGATATTTCCACCTTGACATCTGGTAATTGTTATCACATGTAAACGGAGCGAATCgcgttttatataataaaataaaaaaggagttttGAACGAGATAAATCAGCGTATTGTGCTCAATCATTATCTTTATCTtaaacaaaaaggtttttaaacacaaacaatacaaatgtattactTTAGATCGATTATATTGAACGAGTATCCCATCAAGTCTTTCAATCTATTGCCCTTTTACCTCACCACCTTTCGGAATCATTTGTGATATTATGTTATATGTGAACATGTCTTTATAATAAGCAATTATCCATATAGTACTGAAGCTCATGTGAAGAACCATACAAAGGCTTGCCGCcgaatttgcataatattttgcTCCCGCAGCAGGTGAATGCACCCTTGCACCCCATGTCTCTTCAGTTATGTCATGTGAAGTATTTACATGAACTCAAGTATCTGTTTCAAGAGGCCCGTCAAAGGCTTCTTTAGAAAGTCAACGTGCATGGCTTATTGTATTTGGCATGCGTTATAAAAATGCAAGcccaatttatattttatttcatggcACCAACGAAAAGAGTGCGCATTCAATTGCTGATTATTGCTTGTGAATAACGTTGCTTATGTGAGAACGGTCAGTTTATCTACGCAAGTGTACAATATATAAACCACCGACTGTATATGTTTTCTAAGGCTATAATTTACAGAAGCTATAGGCGCAATGAACAGGTGCATAGTTTGCACCCGGGGCTGCttgaaaataatgtatcaaaTGTAGAACTAAACACTTAAGCCGAAATCGGTGTTCAAATAGAAAGAATCTTTGAACTAGTGTACTCAAGACAGTTTACTGCATATCTATAGCACCAAGCAGAGAGTGAGTAGTAGGCCACATATCGGAAATGTTCGGACAtctaaaaatacttaataagaCACCTTCTTTACATGATAACCATTCAAATTTTCGTTTGTTACATTAATGATTTTTCTAGTGTCATAAATGATTGGGTATTATCCCGGGAAATGGAATTTACGTATTCATAAGTAAAACCACTGCTGCAGTGAGCCATTATCGTTGTACCGAGTCGTGAATATTCATGATGAACATTGTTTACCCGCAGTGTATTCGACAATTTGAGAAATGTATCTTGTCAATATCTGTAGCGAATATTTGTTTATcgaatatatgaaataaatagctACCAGCACAtataatttcacaaaaaatcTTTAATGAATACTAACAGTTTAAGCAGACACCTCTCTATTAAACGAGTGCTTTATCGCCCtctaatattaaaatttaaatgctaTGGGGCCCTACACATTTATGCTTCACAAATAACCTGAATAAAATGTACCTCCTTGCGAATGAAAAACTCACAGAATTGTTCCCATTTTGCTGTTAAGATTATCAACATTGTCTACTGTTTGAAGATTATATTTGGACATGTCAAGGTAAGGAGGTTCTAGGTTGGcgtttgacattttaaaaccttGCCGCAATGTAAATATCGTTCGGATATATTAAGGATTCATCGACGAAAAAAGGGAAAGtacttatattttaaaaaggcgGCTCGCAAACGCTTCAAGAGTTTTACcctttagtttttattgcattttgacctcaaatatgttttgatttgtgCCCCGAATTAATGGCACTGGCGTATTGTGCGTTACGGCAGCTACGCCACTGTATAAAGCGTTTCTATTTAAACTGCATGGATCTTAAGCGGATTTCGATTTCATTCCAAATGATTTTAACCATTACAAAGCTGAAGAGAAAGGAGGATTGAAGGAGTATTGCGACTTCAGTGAAATATGAAACCGTTTAACGCAAAATTTACATTCGTATACACATTTGGCTGAAATAAAAACttgtaaatacattcatttgCAAATAAAAGGAAATGGGTTGTTTTGATACGTTGCAAACAAGCAAAAATTATAATTGTTGGTGTATCGTATTCGTGTAAACGTAATAGAACACTTTAGGAAtgttttaataagtttaaaGTCATGTTTATAGATATGTATTGTGATGCAGTTATCGAaacgaaaacaaatacattaaccATGCTTAGCATTAGAGATGGGGAGTATTAGTTTAACAGGTGTTGATAGAAAGACAAAGCTAGATGtcaaaaaagtgaacaagagGAGATCTAAATCCATCAACCCAATCCAAACAGACTTTTGTCAAAGGGATTAGAGCCGCTTTTATGTCATACCTACATTATTTTGtgagtttttatataaaagcaaCTTGTGCATGTGTGTTTACAATCCAAAGCCACATTAATGTGAGTTATGTCTGTGTATGTATGACTTAAAAGATCCAGTACGTTGCAAAAGAAATCATTTATCGTGAAAGTATACAAACCATTAAATTTTATTGCAGTTTTCTTACAAACCTTTTTTGAACGTGTTCTTCCATTTAAACTGGTTTACAAAGCATGCAGCATGATAGTGCacaagtataatatttaaactgaaaatCGTTTAATTAGCTTAAAGTGTTCTGTTTGTTATATAAGATCTGATAAGGCTAAAATCACGGATTACTCCTCATTAAAGGCAAGCAAAATACTTATCCGGTATTTAATAAGgtaaatattaggcactgcgCTAGAATCAATTGCGATTCATGGTCCGAGTTAACTTAAAAGTCAATGAATTTCGTAGGATTTCGTAGGATTATTTTATGTGCACAGTCTTAGCCTAACGTTAGTTGTTTTACAACAATGCTATTTAAACGATTAAagcattgtttgtttcaaattttagtTCATTCGATTATACAATATGCATAGCATTTACATATGACATACATGAAGAAACAAATTCTGGAGAAACTAAACAGAGATGTATCGctttcttttttatcataaaaacaacactttttaaaaacaatattaaaacaactttaaagATATAACTGAAACAAGATATTGAACATGTACAGTAAAATATAACACTAATGATGATAAAGCGATGTATGTAAACAGCAGTAAATAACATCTTTATTTCTAATCTACACCATACTTTAACGTTATTTTTATGCAACCTTTCAGTGTCAAATGTATATAAGAGTGCATGCATTTAGTTGGCTGATATTGTCGAGttcaataaatgataataaaatttctaaaactaaaccttaaattatttcGGTTAATTACAGAAAAGTATTTCCTTTGTACATATATTTCTTGTGTTATGGTTTTATAAGAAGTTAAGAAGCGAGCATGAAatgcttgtttaaaatattctgaATGGTGTACAGTGGCTTCATAAAGTGTTTGGTCAGTTTCAAAAACGacatatattagaaaaaaatattgtattgagAAGGCTGCTTCTCTGCGTATAACTTAAAGACAACACGTTACCTAATTACCGTATTTTACCGTATATCTATCTCACTCGAATTTGTgtagttcttgaaaaaataatattgtattttataaattatgttgatTAATGACGAAAGCTTTTTCACAATTTGTAGTCGTCGTATAACATGTCATGCTAAACTAtagattatatttgattttcattgtaaatttataATAGCTCATTGTtggaatataaacaattaaatgtaatattttaatgaatacacATAATCCCCTAACAAAAAACACGCtaataatgcaatataaattaaacacagtaaGTTTCAAAGAGTTTCGGAGATAACTAGTAATCTAATTTAGATTCATGTGATAATGAGAAAGACAACAGCATTAAAACTTTAATGCATTATGACATTGTGACGAAAAGATGATTGATATGTTATCAAAGtgaaacaacttaaaatatataatagcCCAATATAACACATGAAATAAAGGAACtcataaaaagaaacaagggaatttaaataaaataagggAACTTCACTAAAAGTCTTAGTTAATAATGGACAGTTTAATGTCGAGTTAATTTCCTTAacaaaatactgtatttgaaactattgtatatatacaacaaataatTCATCTTTCTTGTTTTGTCATGGTCCAACGCCAAAAAGATATTCACTCAGATTCGACATTGTTAACTGATAAGCCCCCAAAACTCTTGTGTATTATTTCACCAAAAACTGATAACTATATTAGATATCATAGAAAAAAAGATTACACTGTtatatctttaaattttgaagCAATATCAGGTATATGATTAATATACCGCTCTACTCCTGATACGAGACTGATCAGGGGAAAGAAAGTCCTAGTATAAATGATGCTCATGTCAGCGAGatatacattttcttaaagcccTTGCAAACTCGATAACTTATATCATCACGATATCTTTTGTCATAATTCCAAACTTAACATGTGCGGTACTGCATGTGCTTGATgagtttttaatgaatatttgagaattttcgaaaataaattctctgctcatctgtttttttttgtaataattgatCTGCAAAGGAACACGATTATAGAATTCATAGTTTGGATATATTCTATATGAACTGTacgtatgtattattttttgtatgaccTGAAACTTAATGATTTCTTGTTAGTTTTATAATGatggtttcataaacaaatgATCTTTTAAGAAATTGTCTGTACACTCTTTATAAGTATGTGCAATTATCATTCAGATTAAAAGATTATGTTTAGaatatcagaaaataaacaatatacaaacGCACGAGAACAGTTCACATCCGGGataactgaaaatattgaatcAAATATGAAACCAAACACTTAAACGGAAATCGGCGTTTAAATAGAAACAATCTTTGAACTAGTTTACTTATGTCACTTAAATCAATTAGTTAGAATGCATATCTATAGCACCAAGCCGAGAGTGAGTAGTAGGCCACATACAGGATATGTTCGGGCAATTAAAGCCTTACATGATAACCAGTAACCGTTTGTTTCAAGAATACTCTACTAGTTCAAAACATACATGCAACATTGTATTAAAACTTCACGGACCATAAACggattgtattttctttataaagatGCTTTGCAGCGAAAAGGGCGAATATTGGAAATTCAGTGATATTGGAAACTGTTTTTCACAAAAGTTACATAAGTATACACATTTGGTTtggaataaaaacattgtaaataaacttatttgCAAACAATAGAAAATGCGTTGTTTACGTTAAGGGCAAGCACACGTTATAAAGGTTGGTGGATCTTATTCGTGAAATGGAAACAGCACAGTCTAGGTATGCTTGCATTAGTTTAAagatatctttataaaatgtaatgagTAGTTATATAAAGAAAACTATTTCTGATTAAGgacataaaacaaatgcataccTCATGCTTAGCCTTATAACTGGGGCGTTAATGCTTCACAGTTTTTTGATAGAAAGTCGCAGCTATATGTCAACGAGTTAACAAGAGCAAACTCAATCCATCAACCCAATCCAAACAACCCTTTGTCGAAGGGATAAGAGCCGCCTTATATGTAATACCCAGATAGATTTTGTGTGTTTAACTTGATGAAAGCAACTTTGATTATGTGACTTCACCAGCCAGTTTAAGGTGAGTTATGTGTTTCAGTAATACGGGCTTACAAAACCCGTAGATTGGAACTTTACGGGTATgatatgtttaaactgaaaACCGTTTAATTAGCTTGAAGTGTTCTGTTTGTGATATAAATGCTGATAAGGCTATAATCACAGATTAATCTTCATTAAACGCAAGAAAAATTCTTCTcctgtatttaataaatttggCTGGAAGCAAATACAATTCATTGTCCGAATTAACTTTAAAGTCAATTAATTCCGTAGGATTATTTGATATGCACATACTTGGTCTAAGGTAAGTTGCTttacatttttgacattttttcaaacCATTGAACGAAttacatttcttattttcattttatttatttttccataatACAATGTGATAGCatatagatataaaataaatgcaaaaacatacaaatataattttctgGAGTAAAACAGAGATGTTAATGGCCTTCTTTtctccaaaaacaacaacatgttttgaataaaattaatatcaaaataaataatcaaaacaaaatatggatGGTGTGAAGTtagaatttgaaataatgataaaactctgcttgtaacatatttatatcaaatctAGATTATACTCGAACGTTAAATGTATGGAAACTTTCAGTGGAAGCTTTATAATTACAGGAGAGTATATGCATTGCAATTCTAGAGaggtgtatttttttcttttctctgcTCGTATTATTGTCCTACAGGAAGTTATGTTGCGAACATACATGAttgtttcaagtattttaaatagTGTACAGTGGTTTCATAATATGCGTCGCTAGTATCAAATGATGTATAAATCTCAAATAACTTGAGTTTACGAGCTGCTTTCttcgataaaacaacaacaacttgtTACCTAATTAGGTGTATAGATCTTAATAGTGTGTAGTTCtcgatattatattttattttattttataagtgaTTAAGGACTACGgtgttttttacaaatatgtattaCCCGTATTACAAGGCGTATTTTTACACTTCATCCCAAAATTGAAAACGCttataatgcaatataaatttaaacatagtACATTTCAAAGCTAAGCTGAAAACTAGTAATTCTAATTTAAATTCCTGTCATTATAATAAACCCAACATCATTGAAACGGTAATACATTGTGAATATGTGACGAAACGATAATGTAAACGATATCCAAGTAGCATTATAGTCCAATACCAATATAGCACATACAATAGAGGAACTTATTTAATGAATCAaggaacttaaataaaattaggTAACTTATCTTCAAGTTTTTGTTAACTATGGACACTTTAAAAGTAGACTTAATTTCCTACACACAGTAATTTATGTTAAactaatgtaaacatacaataattatatCACTCGCTGGTTTTTGTCACGATCCAATGCATATAAAGTATTTACTTGACTTAGATTGATAAACGTGTTAAAATCAGTTTAAGAATCGCCATTGTTAACTGATAAGCCATAAACACGCTTGTgtattattttagcaaaaagGGATATTCTACAAAACACTTTTACATCTGTAAAGTTTTAAGCAACAACatatatatcattaacataCCGCTCTTCTCCTGATGTAAGGGGAAACCAGGGTATAACAGCGGAGAGCAGTTGGAATGATGCTCATGTGGATGGTATATTCATTTTCTCAAATTTCATGCATGCTCGATAACTTATATCACCAGTCAGGACAACTTTTGTCAAGGTTCTAAACTCCACATGTGCGGGACTTCATGTGTTTGATGAATGTTTCTCATGAATCGCTGAGAATTTTGGAGAAGAAATGCTCTGTTCGtctgatttttgtcaaaattgatTTGCCTAGGAACAAGATATATAATGCACTGTTTGGATATATGCTACATAAACTGTACGTATGCATATTCTTTTGCCTAGTATACTCAGAATCAGTGTATTTCTTGTTAATTGTGTACACTAGTGACGCTTTTCTTAACAAGTTTAATATTAACAACTTATCTTTGTAcaatgcaaacatgtgtaatgTTCTCAAAATTAACAGATGGTGTTTCatgaatcagaaaaaaaataaaatataacgcGTACCTGAACAGTTAAAGTGGTGCTCTCATTTGCTTCCGAAGCATAGTTTGTGAAAACGAGGCTTTTTATTAAGCATATGATAATAGTGTTACTGAGAGATGCCAATGATTAATATTAACAGACGTATAGGAAAAAATGCCGGTTGCAAGACTCTTTCCTTAGTCTGATATACCTATACATTTCTTTTCCAGAAAGATGTAGCAGCTCGCATGATCGTCAATGGAGAATGGAATCATCCCGCTACGACACGGAAGTTTGCCCGGGACTCTGCGGTTACCAAAAAGATACGAACACTGCACACAAAAAATGGCATCCATTGCGCCTGTGTCGAACGAAAACGAGACAGAGCGTATTCACGACCTGATGAAGGCAGTCATGTGGGTTAAGCAGGAACTGGTATGTGATTGTGTTCTTGCCGACAATTTATACAGTATGTCGCATCTGTTATAAGCATACTTTGAGAATTCGAACTCGACAGTGCCTGTATATATCGACAGTTTTATTTCATCTAATTCCTCTATGTGATATTATCAAAGAATCCATGTCagagtattattttttttataagcaCAGGAAGCATTCCACGTATATACTTTCTTGATGATtcattatttgattgttttaatagCATTGGCAATTTATGTATTGCTCCACGTCAAGGTACTAAGTGATAGGCCGGGTCGATCTCGTATGGATGAAAggaaaacgtaacacaagctttgaatgaaaatagggcatttatcaatgcaataaaagtgtttttacgaaatatcgtaaaataaaacataagtgtcaatagcatgtgtataaGAACATTTCCCGAAATACATATATGGGTGGAAAAACCGCAAGTGCGATCATTGGGTTGCTTCCCGGcgacatttaattttaaataagcaCATATCCTAACTTATGTTAATTTCATTCGCATCAATgctattcaaaatttaaattgaaagttGTTTTAGTGCCGATAACATCTAAAATTCAATAACTTCAACGAGCTATGAAATCATGTCTACACTATCTAATTTGTACGCTTTCAGGggaacaaaataaagtttaatggCCATCATTAGATGTCACTTATTTTACATCATTGCAAATTGAACCCGTTTATAAATCTTTTAGAACGGGGAATGTGGTAATTCAGTCTTTTATAGACTTGTAATTATTCATTATGTAAAACCGGTTGGAAATGAGCAACAGATGGTTGTTTTCACCgacttgtttacattttaggTTAAAGCTTAAATATGTCTTGCCAATGGTCCGCCGCCCTCTCCCTTACATCCAATGGCATGCATGGAGACATATAgcttgttgaaaaaaatgtggCCATACACTGGCGTATAACATATGCATGGACAAAGTTGGGTTCTCATCCACGcgtaaaacatttctttctatttgatatatttggaTTATGCAAGGACAAGGTATTTGACCATACCTGATACAGTAACCCCTGTAAGTGATTATAAAGTTGAAAaagacaaaagaaaaatatggtAACACCTGATTATTGTCGAAACTTGAGAAAGTTGCGTGCTATTCTGTTGTGGAAcgtattcatttttcaaaacacttacTGGTAGAACTGTTGCATAAATGGCATACTTTTAAAGTTAggtttgaaatatatcatttattatttttgacctACTATTTTTTAATAGTTGTATATAATTTGTAATTAGCTTTCTATAATTAAAGCGCGCCAATTTTTCTTTCATgcatataatatacattatttgtattaGTTATATAGCAtccatgtttaatatttgtattcattgACGACATACTATgtatcgtatttttttttaaatatatttgtaattattagAAGATGATTAATATACCTCTCATAGTCATCACTCAGGCGCTTCTCTGCATGAGCCGATTGGATCAAATCCATACGCTGTGATCTAAGTAGTTCCACATCTAAAGTGCATATGTTTTACATAACTGTCATATGTATTCGCAGTTTATGTCAGTCAAAGTTTTATTCGTATAAAACTGAATcttaaaatctaataaaataactgaattaatgaatatatcgCCTATTGTAAAAATACGTGTTCTGAAAAAAACCTACCTTTTCAACATTGGGCCCTGTTACGATTCTGGTGAATGcaccgacttgatgctatgaataaagctttttcttttaacaatacaGGTTGAATTTTTTATACTGGGTCCTTACATCTAAATGAGGTCGTGACCTTTGAATCGTGAACAAATCAGCGGAGAGTATTTACACATTCTCcattaatatatttgcattatattgaaTAGTATGACTCTCGCCCTCGGATCAAGCTTTTATAAGTGTTGGTGTTATATGTGTCTGAGATCAGTGGGGTTGAGCTTTATCTCAAGACTTGTGTAATAGACCACAAAATTCAACTGAGTCCATTTGGAGTTGAAAATCATACTCAAAAGAACCAGATCGCATTAAAAATCAGTTTGTGAAACATACGTGAAATAATGTTGGTTTTTACAAAGTAAGATATGAGAGGGATATCTCCTATAAACTTGAAAATCTTAGTAATTCTTGTGTTGACCTCATTGGAACTATAttgcatattaattttataaataagataATACAGGGGGATCGCTCAAGCCATTCAGCACTATAGTTGATTTGATTTTTCCTTTGAGAGTTGGagctatttttcaattaaaaaaatgacccCGACAACCCGATCCAACCGGTAATTTTTCATGGgtaatattaatttttgttaCACCAGCTTATgtggaaatattattttcatttattcctGGCACAATTGAAGTTTACAAcgttttacaaattttaatgcaatatcaCTCTCGCAAAAGGATCGTACAGATTTGAGCGAGATATGAAATTATGTGATGGTGTTGGTATCGTTGTTGACACATCTGGCCACATAAGCCAGATTATAGCTCTTTATGGAGCAGAACTGTCAGTGACGGCAACATTGTCACCCCTCGTTACGACTGAGTCAAGTTTTAGAAGTGTCAAGAAGATGTTCTAGTACGTATTAGTATATTGTATTCGGTTATTTAATAACCGACcgattttaatgatataaaaaagttttctcGTGACATAAACCAAGCTTTATTTTCAGGTTTTACTGCGGCAGCACGACATTCTCCTTAAACGACAGTTCCGTGATATTCATGACACAATAAAAAGCCTGTGTAAGTCGCGCCGCTACAAAGGCGCCGTGTGCACGAGTAACACAAGCCTCCAGTCGACCGGGAGTACTGAGTTCGGGATGGACAACTACTCGGTGCGGTCAGCCTCAAGTGTTACTGCCCTTGATGACTCGGACGAAGATCTGGACGAACACTGCGAACTCTTATTCCGTCCGAGAACTTCATCCATGAAAACAACGCGTGATCTCGCCGCTCTCGCGAGAAGGCGGGGCAGCAAGGAACTTATTTAGTTGTAGGTAGCCGCgattgccttaattggaatacATGAATATATGGTTGCACATGATGATATACCTCAGTATAAAAGTGTTTTGATAACTATCTagatgttttaaacatgttgcaTGATTTAAATGCAATCCACTTCAGTTTCAGAACATGAAACATTCGCATAATTCTATCTTTACGAGTAGAAGGTGTTATGCATAACTGCAACATATAAACGGTACTGGAAGTGTGTGGGAACATGGGCAtcataatgtatgttttactatgtgtacacatgtatatgttgGTTTCTAGCGAACGGTGCTATAAACACGAATGCCTCGATTTTCGTGGCGTTGTTAAAATTGTGTACAGATTCTGGACTtatttatctgttttgttttcaaaatttgttgAGACAGCAAAATTGTTTGGGCGGTTTCTGATCGTGTATTGCTTACTCAAACGTTGCTTGATAATTTAGAGTAAGTTTTGATGATTGCATaatatgttaattatatattatatctaaTAAATACAGCTGCCAActgtttttacataaattattgaaaatcgCCGTACATTCCATATGCTTACCACTTTCTGTAAAATCGTTATTATCCTTCCAGTAACaacaattgtttacaaatatatttaatgaaacaacaaacaagcatAGTATTACAAACAAACTATAGTAAATAACCGGAGAGAGGGATTTTAGAGCGGCGTATACAAATATCCAATACAATTTTTGTGAAACAAA comes from the Mya arenaria isolate MELC-2E11 chromosome 13, ASM2691426v1 genome and includes:
- the LOC128214168 gene encoding uncharacterized protein LOC128214168; protein product: MENGIIPLRHGSLPGTLRLPKRYEHCTQKMASIAPVSNENETERIHDLMKAVMWVKQELVLLRQHDILLKRQFRDIHDTIKSLCKSRRYKGAVCTSNTSLQSTGSTEFGMDNYSVRSASSVTALDDSDEDLDEHCELLFRPRTSSMKTTRDLAALARRRGSKELI